In Helianthus annuus cultivar XRQ/B chromosome 8, HanXRQr2.0-SUNRISE, whole genome shotgun sequence, a single genomic region encodes these proteins:
- the LOC110873413 gene encoding disease resistance protein At4g27190 isoform X2, whose protein sequence is MAETVISSITGKVVDLLCGVAKREISYVCNCSENVEKYKNEADKLSSMKGRVQQHIDLAKSKGEDLLEGVEEWMKKADDYTSNATQFTNGGEDQEKRFNLCTLRRCSKTAIKKTLSLRQHQEDGKSFETCVSLPAQAPGFTDLYQSKNLEDIHTQKLTLKKIIGAIEDDTTQIVGINGLGGVGKTTLASEVAKAIKNQFADIVFIAVSRTVDAKMIQEKVKVPASRIIKGEKVLIILDDVWEELKLQDLGIPCVSEHMNCKILLTSRSIEVCAAMNVQKNISVNPLQEEEAWTLFERVVGKSEWHDKLKEVALKIVKECGGLPLFIQALGKALKDKEIKIWKATLRRLHAPMDGDVIYKKEGILQLKLSYDHLEDDVAKSLFLLCSMFPEDGNIGLKKLTHYGLALGIFNNPDSIHDTKDIVQLVVESLKSSFLLLPADDFSFFEDNRREEEELFKMHDLVRDMALFVTFKGDDKFLVKSGKGLREWQPRSDVIKSYKKISLMENKIYGDEQTTGSETELVKKDTNIVFSFDRIRLYNLPKLESFYSGHSIIKYPSLEDIRVHDCPSMKRWSYGENRTTKIKFYDEERECSINDYIAGIHEKNGNFTYKGVAYAF, encoded by the exons ATGGCGGAGACGGTTATTTCTTCCATAACGGGAAAAGTAGTAGACTTGTTGTGTGGTGTGGCTAAAAGGGAGATTAGCTACGTGTGTAATTGCTCTGAAAAtgttgaaaaatataaaaatgaagcTGATAAGCTGTCGAGTATGAAGGGAAGGGTTCAGCAACATATAGATTTGGCTAAATCTAAAGGGGAAGATCTCCTAGAAGGTGTGGAAGAGTGGATGAAGAAAGCAGATGATTATACATCCAACGCCACGCAGTTTACTAATGGAGGAGAAGACCAGGAGAAACGCTTCAATTTGTGTACCCTCCGTCGTTGTAGTAAGACGGCGATAAAAAAAACGCTTTCTCTTCGGCAGCACCAAGAAGATGGTAAGAGTTTTGAAACTTGTGTCTCCCTTCCTGCTCAAGCCCCAGGATTCACAGACTTGTACCAAAGTAAAAATCTTGAAGATATCCATACCCAAAAGTTGACTTTGAAGAAAATCATTGGAGCTATAGAAGATGACACAACACAAATCGTTGGAATTAATGGCTTAGGTGGTGTAGGTAAAACTACACTAGCTAGTGAAGTTGCTAAAGCAATAAAGAATCAATTTGCGGATATTGTGTTTATAGCAGTGTCAAGAACTGTTGATGCTAAAATGATTCAAGAAAAGGTTAAAGTTCCAGCAAGTAGAATAATAAAGGGAGAGAAGGTTCTAATCATTCTAGATGACGTTTGGGAAGAACTGAAGCTTCAGGACTTGGGCATTCCATGTGTGAGTGAGCACATGAATTGCAAGATTTTGCTTACATCTAGAAGCATAGAGGTGTGTGCGGCAATGAATGTCCAAAAGAATATTTCGGTGAACCCTTTGCAAGAGGAAGAAGCGTGGACCCTTTTTGAGCGTGTGGTTGGTAAAAGTGAATGGCACGATAAATTGAAAGAAGTTGCATTAAAGATTGTCAAGGAATGCGGTGGATTGCCACTTTTTATTCAAGCTCTTGGAAAAGCCCTAAAAGACAAAGAAATTAAAATTTGGAAGGCAACGCTTCGTCGACTACATGCTCCCATGGATGGGGATGTCATCTACAAAAAGGAAGGTATACTGCAATTGAAGTTAAGCTACGACCATCTTGAAGATGACGTAGCTAAGTCACTTTTCTTATTGTGTAGTATGTTCCCAGAAGATGGAAACATTGGCCTTAAAAAGTTGACACATTATGGGCTCGCTCTTGGGATATTTAATAATCCTGATAGCATTCACGATACAAAAGATATAGTTCAACTGGTTGTTGAGTCTCTTAAATCATCTTTCTTGTTATTGCCTGCGGatgatttttctttttttgaagacaatagaagagaagaagaagaattaTTTAAAATGCACGACCTTGTTCGTGATATGGCATTGTTCGTTACTTTTAAAGGTGATGACAAGTTTTTGGTGAAGTCCGGAAAAGGTTTGAGAGAATGGCAGCCAAGAAGCGACGTTATAAAAAGCTACAAGAAGATCTCACTCATGGAAAATAAAATAT ATGGAGATGAGCAAACAACTGGAAGTGAAACTGAATTGGTAAAAAAAGATACAAATATCGTGTTCTCCTTTGATCGTATTCGACTTTATAATCTCCCCAAACTTGAGAGTTTCTACTCTGGCCATTCTATCATCAAATATCCTTCTTTGGAGGATATTCGAGTGCATGATTGTCCTAGCATGAAGAGATGGAGTTATGGAGAGAATCGTACAACCAAGATCAAATTTTatgatgaagagagagagtgtagCATTAATGATTATATTGCAGGAATACATGAG AAGAATGGAAACTTCACGTACAAGGGTGTTGCATATGCTTTCTAG
- the LOC110873413 gene encoding probable disease resistance protein At4g27220 isoform X1, with product MAETVISSITGKVVDLLCGVAKREISYVCNCSENVEKYKNEADKLSSMKGRVQQHIDLAKSKGEDLLEGVEEWMKKADDYTSNATQFTNGGEDQEKRFNLCTLRRCSKTAIKKTLSLRQHQEDGKSFETCVSLPAQAPGFTDLYQSKNLEDIHTQKLTLKKIIGAIEDDTTQIVGINGLGGVGKTTLASEVAKAIKNQFADIVFIAVSRTVDAKMIQEKVKVPASRIIKGEKVLIILDDVWEELKLQDLGIPCVSEHMNCKILLTSRSIEVCAAMNVQKNISVNPLQEEEAWTLFERVVGKSEWHDKLKEVALKIVKECGGLPLFIQALGKALKDKEIKIWKATLRRLHAPMDGDVIYKKEGILQLKLSYDHLEDDVAKSLFLLCSMFPEDGNIGLKKLTHYGLALGIFNNPDSIHDTKDIVQLVVESLKSSFLLLPADDFSFFEDNRREEEELFKMHDLVRDMALFVTFKGDDKFLVKSGKGLREWQPRSDVIKSYKKISLMENKICKLPDYELDLPYLDTFLIRNNELSIVPDEFFRGMKELKVLDMLGNNFSSLPQSLTQLTMLRLLDLSDNMSLCEISLLGGLSCLEILKLRRTGIRKIPEEIGRLTNLRLLDVYYCYDLSYVTPGVISKLIMLEELYISLMRGDCSFLTELSELALLKILHLRVWELRYIPKIETLIEFDIGTSEQARFEHTWGLYKRCLEVSEYRCSLTMPIRKLIQLSEVLTLSYIEDLDNILPDLYQEGFDELRHIVLRRCGNVRSLVKTCDLDGIQTSNESGPMKTKGKFFSHVEVIHLDHLDRLELLWDNPHQYISFCNLVEILIYNSSSLLKLFPISVAQGLVNLKDLTISNCKSLVNVISDGDEQTTGSETELVKKDTNIVFSFDRIRLYNLPKLESFYSGHSIIKYPSLEDIRVHDCPSMKRWSYGENRTTKIKFYDEERECSINDYIAGIHEKNGNFTYKGVAYAF from the exons ATGGCGGAGACGGTTATTTCTTCCATAACGGGAAAAGTAGTAGACTTGTTGTGTGGTGTGGCTAAAAGGGAGATTAGCTACGTGTGTAATTGCTCTGAAAAtgttgaaaaatataaaaatgaagcTGATAAGCTGTCGAGTATGAAGGGAAGGGTTCAGCAACATATAGATTTGGCTAAATCTAAAGGGGAAGATCTCCTAGAAGGTGTGGAAGAGTGGATGAAGAAAGCAGATGATTATACATCCAACGCCACGCAGTTTACTAATGGAGGAGAAGACCAGGAGAAACGCTTCAATTTGTGTACCCTCCGTCGTTGTAGTAAGACGGCGATAAAAAAAACGCTTTCTCTTCGGCAGCACCAAGAAGATGGTAAGAGTTTTGAAACTTGTGTCTCCCTTCCTGCTCAAGCCCCAGGATTCACAGACTTGTACCAAAGTAAAAATCTTGAAGATATCCATACCCAAAAGTTGACTTTGAAGAAAATCATTGGAGCTATAGAAGATGACACAACACAAATCGTTGGAATTAATGGCTTAGGTGGTGTAGGTAAAACTACACTAGCTAGTGAAGTTGCTAAAGCAATAAAGAATCAATTTGCGGATATTGTGTTTATAGCAGTGTCAAGAACTGTTGATGCTAAAATGATTCAAGAAAAGGTTAAAGTTCCAGCAAGTAGAATAATAAAGGGAGAGAAGGTTCTAATCATTCTAGATGACGTTTGGGAAGAACTGAAGCTTCAGGACTTGGGCATTCCATGTGTGAGTGAGCACATGAATTGCAAGATTTTGCTTACATCTAGAAGCATAGAGGTGTGTGCGGCAATGAATGTCCAAAAGAATATTTCGGTGAACCCTTTGCAAGAGGAAGAAGCGTGGACCCTTTTTGAGCGTGTGGTTGGTAAAAGTGAATGGCACGATAAATTGAAAGAAGTTGCATTAAAGATTGTCAAGGAATGCGGTGGATTGCCACTTTTTATTCAAGCTCTTGGAAAAGCCCTAAAAGACAAAGAAATTAAAATTTGGAAGGCAACGCTTCGTCGACTACATGCTCCCATGGATGGGGATGTCATCTACAAAAAGGAAGGTATACTGCAATTGAAGTTAAGCTACGACCATCTTGAAGATGACGTAGCTAAGTCACTTTTCTTATTGTGTAGTATGTTCCCAGAAGATGGAAACATTGGCCTTAAAAAGTTGACACATTATGGGCTCGCTCTTGGGATATTTAATAATCCTGATAGCATTCACGATACAAAAGATATAGTTCAACTGGTTGTTGAGTCTCTTAAATCATCTTTCTTGTTATTGCCTGCGGatgatttttctttttttgaagacaatagaagagaagaagaagaattaTTTAAAATGCACGACCTTGTTCGTGATATGGCATTGTTCGTTACTTTTAAAGGTGATGACAAGTTTTTGGTGAAGTCCGGAAAAGGTTTGAGAGAATGGCAGCCAAGAAGCGACGTTATAAAAAGCTACAAGAAGATCTCACTCATGGAAAATAAAATATGTAAGCTTCCTGATTATGAACTTGATTTGCCATACCTTGATACTTTCCTTATACGAAATAATGAACTTTCAATTGTTCCGGATGAATTCTTTCGGGGCATGAAAGAGCTGAAAGTTTTAGATATGTTGGGTAACAACTTTTCATCTCTCCCACAATCACTAACGCAGCTCACAATGCTACGCCTGCTAGATCTAAGTGATAACATGTCTCTCTGTGAAATTTCATTACTTGGGGGGTTGTCATGTCTTGAGATTCTAAAGCTTAGACGTACTGGAATTAGAAAAATCCCTGAAGAGATCGGACGATTGACCAATTTAAGGCTGTTAGATGTTTACTATTGTTATGATTTGTCTTACGTAACACCTGGTGTGATATCAAAGCTCATTATGTTGGAAGAGTTGTATATTAGTTTAATGAGGGGGGATTGTAGTTTTCTTACAGAACTAAGCGAATTGGCGTTGCTGAAAATTCTCCATTTAAGAGTTTGGGAATTGCGTTATATTCCCAAAATTGAAACCTTGATAGAATTTGACATTGGGACATCTGAACAGGCAAGGTTTGAACACACATGGGGTTTATATAAACGCTGCCTAGAAGTTTCAGAATATAGATGCTCATTAACGATGCCAATTAGGAAACTGATTCAGCTATCTGAAGTGTTAACATTGTCATATAtagaagatttggataacatctTACCAGACCTATATCAAGAAGGTTTTGATGAATTAAGGCATATTGTTTTAAGAAGGTGTGGCAATGTTAGAAGCTTGGTGAAGACATGTGACTTGGATGGAATTCAGACATCAAATGAAAGTGGTCCGATGAAAACAAAGGGAAAGTTTTTTTCCCATGTGGAAGTAATTCACTTGGACCATTTGGATAGGTTGGAGCTTCTGTGGGATAACCCACATCAATATATAAGCTTTTGTAATCTAGTTGAAATCCTTATATATAATAGCTCCTCCTTATTAAAGCTATTCCCTATAAGCGTAGCGCAAGGGCTTGTCAATCTCAAAGATTTAACTATTTCAAATTGTAAAAGTTTGGTGAATGTTATTTCAGATGGAGATGAGCAAACAACTGGAAGTGAAACTGAATTGGTAAAAAAAGATACAAATATCGTGTTCTCCTTTGATCGTATTCGACTTTATAATCTCCCCAAACTTGAGAGTTTCTACTCTGGCCATTCTATCATCAAATATCCTTCTTTGGAGGATATTCGAGTGCATGATTGTCCTAGCATGAAGAGATGGAGTTATGGAGAGAATCGTACAACCAAGATCAAATTTTatgatgaagagagagagtgtagCATTAATGATTATATTGCAGGAATACATGAG AAGAATGGAAACTTCACGTACAAGGGTGTTGCATATGCTTTCTAG